A DNA window from bacterium contains the following coding sequences:
- a CDS encoding aspartate 1-decarboxylase, whose amino-acid sequence MFREMFKSKIHLATVTETVLEYEGSIGIDHDLMLAADLLPHEKVMVANVNTGERLETYVIEAPSGSGTISLNGAAARCAQPGDRVIIISFCMIDENEAREMKPTVVFVDRQNHQVRKG is encoded by the coding sequence ATGTTCCGGGAGATGTTCAAGAGCAAGATCCACCTGGCCACGGTGACAGAGACGGTCCTGGAGTACGAGGGCTCGATCGGCATAGACCACGACCTGATGCTCGCCGCCGACCTTCTGCCCCACGAAAAGGTGATGGTGGCCAATGTCAACACCGGCGAGCGGCTGGAAACCTACGTGATCGAGGCCCCATCCGGCAGCGGCACGATCAGCCTGAACGGGGCCGCGGCCCGCTGCGCCCAGCCCGGCGACCGTGTGATTATAATCAGTTTCTGCATGATCGATGAGAACGAGGCCCGCGAGATGAAGCCCACGGTGGTGTTTGTCGACCGGCAGAACCATCAGGTGCGCAAGGGCTGA
- a CDS encoding family 10 glycosylhydrolase, whose protein sequence is MRKGRWLPALGLLLLAATTPLPAQQGIRPAERKPGWWLQSGISFVGNWEPLEFRIRGGHVPHDPQARWEWEHAESTVEALKKAGVNTVITHFYKGLGPEHEKDSKLYTRKLVEALKKNGMFAGAYIGSTLFSETLFQERPAAAGWVQRDHNGEPIVYADQYYRERADFTHPGYRELIEGQVTEALQGYGMNLIHFDNFYTMFPLDAGYTEHIQALFREYLEKKYTPEQRLARLGFSEVERVRPPRVENHPMAPVVDPLVQEWITFRVEALTGFIRELSEHIRSVDPEAVVEFNPHGVWGQNCAYSNGMDHARLLPLCDIFWSEDPDQAHYYPAENRLVSKIRSFKTARRFGNALFSYNGSPLELAESMAFNRMCAGDVGWPILDPDSTGRGKDVDRQFLAFFNSNRGLFRELEPIADIGVMRDFDSMTFTGWAAFLATIQAEQTLIQTHAPFSLLFDQDWEHLDSRRAVVLAEQQNLSDERIVLLKAYVERGGALAVVGATGKFDQWRREREGADRFWTKMGLPAPQAEPGRAARLELGRGRVFYLPSFESPAKVPAYADEVDPEFWGLPRNWEQFRAGLGWALGGPCTVQVETEPCVASEYYRAGARRLAHLVNYWPDHPVADIPVLFSEKGFRPRKAAWHQPGSAPLSLELKPQAGDGVLVTVPILDIYGVLELE, encoded by the coding sequence ATGCGTAAAGGAAGATGGTTACCGGCTTTGGGTCTGCTGCTTCTGGCCGCGACAACCCCGCTCCCGGCTCAGCAGGGCATCCGGCCCGCCGAGCGCAAACCCGGCTGGTGGCTCCAGAGCGGTATCTCGTTCGTGGGCAACTGGGAACCACTCGAATTCCGTATCCGCGGCGGGCATGTCCCCCACGACCCGCAGGCGCGCTGGGAATGGGAGCACGCCGAAAGCACGGTCGAGGCCCTCAAAAAGGCCGGGGTCAACACGGTGATCACCCATTTCTACAAAGGCCTGGGGCCGGAACATGAGAAAGACTCCAAGCTCTACACCCGCAAGCTGGTGGAGGCCCTGAAAAAGAACGGCATGTTCGCCGGGGCCTACATCGGCAGCACCCTGTTCAGCGAGACCCTGTTCCAGGAGCGGCCCGCGGCCGCCGGCTGGGTCCAGCGCGACCACAACGGCGAGCCGATTGTCTACGCCGACCAATATTACCGCGAGCGCGCCGATTTCACCCATCCCGGCTACCGCGAGCTGATCGAGGGCCAGGTGACCGAGGCCCTGCAGGGCTACGGGATGAACCTGATCCATTTCGACAATTTCTACACCATGTTCCCGCTGGACGCCGGCTACACCGAGCATATCCAGGCCCTGTTCCGCGAGTATCTGGAGAAAAAATACACTCCGGAACAGCGCCTGGCCCGCCTGGGCTTTTCCGAGGTGGAGCGGGTGCGTCCCCCGCGGGTGGAGAATCACCCCATGGCCCCGGTGGTCGACCCCCTGGTCCAGGAGTGGATCACGTTCCGGGTCGAGGCCCTGACCGGTTTCATCCGCGAGTTGAGCGAGCATATCCGCTCGGTCGACCCCGAGGCGGTGGTGGAGTTCAACCCGCACGGGGTCTGGGGCCAGAACTGCGCCTACTCCAACGGCATGGACCACGCCCGTCTGCTGCCGCTGTGCGACATTTTCTGGAGTGAGGACCCCGACCAGGCGCACTACTATCCGGCTGAGAACCGCCTGGTGAGCAAGATCCGCTCGTTCAAGACCGCGCGCCGTTTCGGGAACGCCCTGTTCAGCTACAACGGCAGTCCGCTGGAGCTGGCCGAGAGCATGGCTTTCAACCGCATGTGCGCCGGGGATGTGGGCTGGCCGATCCTCGACCCGGACAGCACCGGCCGGGGCAAGGACGTGGACCGTCAGTTCCTGGCCTTTTTCAATTCCAACCGCGGCCTGTTCCGTGAACTGGAACCCATCGCCGACATCGGCGTGATGCGCGATTTCGACTCCATGACCTTTACCGGCTGGGCGGCTTTCCTGGCCACGATCCAGGCCGAGCAGACCCTGATCCAGACCCACGCCCCGTTCAGCCTGCTCTTCGACCAGGACTGGGAGCACCTCGACTCCCGGCGCGCCGTGGTCCTGGCCGAGCAGCAGAACCTGTCGGATGAGCGGATCGTGCTTCTCAAGGCCTATGTGGAGCGCGGCGGCGCCCTGGCCGTAGTCGGGGCCACGGGAAAGTTCGACCAGTGGCGGCGCGAGCGCGAGGGCGCGGACCGTTTCTGGACCAAAATGGGCCTTCCCGCTCCGCAGGCAGAACCGGGCCGCGCCGCGCGCCTGGAGCTGGGCCGGGGACGGGTGTTCTACCTGCCGTCGTTCGAAAGCCCGGCCAAGGTGCCAGCCTACGCGGATGAGGTCGACCCGGAGTTCTGGGGCCTGCCGCGCAACTGGGAGCAGTTCCGCGCCGGGCTCGGTTGGGCCCTGGGCGGCCCCTGCACGGTGCAAGTGGAGACTGAACCCTGTGTGGCGTCGGAGTACTACCGCGCCGGAGCTCGACGCCTGGCGCACCTGGTCAACTACTGGCCGGACCATCCGGTGGCGGACATCCCGGTGTTGTTCAGCGAGAAAGGCTTCCGACCGCGCAAAGCCGCCTGGCACCAGCCGGGGTCGGCGCCGCTGAGCCTGGAGCTCAAGCCTCAGGCCGGGGACGGTGTGCTGGTGACTGTGCCGATACTGGACATCTACGGGGTGCTGGAGCTGGAGTGA
- a CDS encoding UvrB/UvrC motif-containing protein, which yields MSVTQDIGGILESWEYDPERSYRKIVGDDGREKIQIRVDNAAFQGVLQMDLDGRPDGKRPLGFDFVFDYQRQALRRYCNARGDDRGFSLDPQACAQLFDESLRVYNRYVFLLQLEDYARVIRDTERNMQLFRFVHQYAARESDRNNLERWWPYILRIHGTARAMLALHESGDHARALEIVAETRRKIADLEDLEFEEFHVERERSLKSLRELEETIHATRPPTEKDRLELELSQAVSEERFEEAARLRDRLRSLGQ from the coding sequence GTGTCGGTCACGCAGGACATCGGCGGCATCCTCGAGAGCTGGGAATACGACCCCGAGCGCAGCTACCGCAAGATAGTGGGGGATGACGGCCGGGAAAAAATACAGATCCGGGTGGACAACGCCGCGTTCCAGGGAGTGCTGCAGATGGACCTGGACGGCCGTCCGGACGGCAAGCGGCCGCTGGGCTTCGATTTCGTCTTCGACTACCAGCGCCAGGCCCTGCGCCGCTACTGCAACGCCCGCGGCGACGACCGTGGCTTCAGCCTCGACCCCCAGGCCTGCGCCCAGCTTTTCGATGAGAGCCTGCGGGTCTACAACCGCTACGTGTTCCTGCTCCAGCTGGAGGACTACGCCCGGGTGATCCGGGACACGGAGCGCAACATGCAGCTTTTCCGCTTCGTTCACCAGTACGCCGCCCGCGAGTCGGACCGGAACAACCTGGAACGCTGGTGGCCCTATATCCTGCGCATCCACGGCACGGCGCGCGCCATGCTGGCGCTGCACGAGTCGGGCGACCACGCCCGGGCCCTCGAAATCGTGGCCGAGACCCGGCGCAAGATCGCCGACCTGGAGGACCTGGAGTTCGAGGAGTTCCATGTCGAGCGCGAGCGCTCGCTCAAGTCGCTGCGAGAGCTGGAAGAGACGATTCACGCCACCCGCCCCCCTACCGAGAAAGACCGCCTGGAGCTGGAGCTCAGTCAAGCCGTATCCGAGGAACGCTTCGAGGAGGCCGCCCGTCTGCGCGACCGCCTTCGTTCGCTCGGGCAGTGA
- a CDS encoding alanine racemase — protein sequence MHLNDLDTPAAWIDLEVMERNLARLAGYTRAHGLVLRPHIKTHKVPALARRQVELGAAGITSAKVSEALVMARAGLSDILLAYPVWGALKWERLRELSLLSSLSLATDSAAHAAAVADALGADRSRVKLLVEVDAGFGRCGLSVDDSLTEQVARIAGCGMEVSGIMFYPGHLKHLESGSLDHLNRILGRAVEAFRRAGVEPRVVSGGSTPTWAHSHLVEAQTEIRPGTYIFNDCNTVDTGACGWEDCALRVRCRVVSTAVPGRAIVDGGSKTFSDAARREGGGFGRLVQAPEVLCEKMNEEHGYLNLDGSDFHPRPGDMVDVIPNHVCTTVNMHHTLYGVRGGEVVDSWEVAARGLIQ from the coding sequence ATGCATCTGAACGACCTCGACACTCCCGCCGCCTGGATCGACCTGGAGGTGATGGAGCGCAACCTGGCCCGCCTGGCCGGCTACACCCGGGCCCACGGCCTGGTCCTGCGGCCGCACATCAAGACCCACAAAGTCCCGGCCCTGGCCCGCCGTCAGGTGGAGCTGGGCGCGGCCGGAATCACCTCGGCCAAGGTGAGCGAGGCGCTGGTCATGGCCCGCGCCGGGCTGAGCGATATCCTGCTCGCCTACCCGGTCTGGGGTGCGCTCAAGTGGGAGCGCCTGCGCGAACTGTCGCTGCTGAGCAGTCTGAGCCTGGCCACGGACAGCGCGGCCCACGCCGCGGCGGTGGCCGATGCCCTGGGTGCGGACCGCAGCCGGGTGAAACTGCTGGTGGAGGTGGACGCCGGTTTCGGGCGCTGCGGCCTGAGCGTGGATGACAGCCTGACCGAACAGGTGGCCCGGATCGCCGGCTGCGGCATGGAGGTGAGCGGGATCATGTTCTACCCCGGCCACCTGAAGCACCTCGAGAGCGGCAGCCTCGACCACCTCAACCGCATCCTCGGCCGGGCCGTGGAGGCGTTCCGCCGCGCCGGGGTGGAGCCGCGGGTGGTCTCGGGCGGCAGCACGCCCACCTGGGCGCACTCGCACCTGGTCGAGGCCCAGACCGAGATACGCCCGGGCACTTACATTTTCAACGACTGCAACACCGTGGACACCGGCGCCTGCGGCTGGGAGGACTGCGCCCTGCGGGTGCGCTGCCGGGTGGTCAGCACCGCGGTGCCGGGACGGGCCATAGTCGACGGTGGGAGCAAGACTTTCAGCGATGCCGCCCGACGTGAGGGCGGCGGCTTCGGCCGCCTGGTCCAGGCCCCGGAGGTGCTCTGCGAGAAAATGAACGAGGAGCACGGCTACCTCAACCTGGACGGAAGCGACTTCCACCCGCGGCCCGGCGATATGGTGGACGTTATCCCCAACCATGTCTGCACCACGGTGAACATGCACCACACGCTCTACGGCGTGCGCGGCGGCGAGGTGGTGGACTCCTGGGAGGTGGCCGCGCGGGGGCTGATCCAGTAG
- a CDS encoding amidohydrolase — protein MRSTIALCACLLFTAAAVRAADGDLRLLDWRPKSQLVVKETEVLRPRFPVIDIHNHLGMEGGLAKTAQYVAAMDSAGIIQCVSLDGLSNPAAFGELSMPSWREHLENAKKLAPGRIIVFFSPDFSYIDDPQWGARESAQLTEAVRAGARGVKIFKTLGLTLRDKSGKLIPVDDPRIDPFWDTCGKLGIPVMIHVSDPKAFFTPVDKYNERYDELGEHPDWAFGDTTKYPSKWEILAQRNRMFAKHPGTIYIGAHMGTLPEELHQVGMWLDAYPNLYVDIDARIAELGRQPYTARRFMLRYADRVMFGTDSPPHVGLYRTYFRFLETDDECFDYSAGLFNQGRWGIYGLFLPDEVLEKIYNANARKIFAQFKGAPK, from the coding sequence ATGCGCTCCACAATCGCTCTGTGTGCCTGTCTGCTGTTCACGGCCGCCGCGGTCCGGGCGGCGGACGGCGACCTGCGCCTTCTGGACTGGCGTCCGAAAAGCCAGCTCGTGGTCAAGGAGACCGAGGTCCTGCGGCCCAGGTTCCCGGTGATCGACATCCACAACCACCTGGGCATGGAGGGCGGCCTGGCCAAAACCGCACAGTACGTGGCGGCGATGGACTCGGCCGGGATCATCCAGTGCGTGAGCCTGGACGGCCTGTCCAACCCGGCCGCGTTCGGCGAGCTGTCGATGCCCTCCTGGCGCGAGCACCTGGAGAACGCGAAAAAGCTGGCCCCGGGGCGGATCATCGTGTTCTTCTCCCCGGATTTCAGCTATATCGACGACCCGCAGTGGGGGGCCAGGGAGTCGGCCCAGTTGACCGAGGCCGTGCGGGCCGGAGCGCGCGGGGTGAAAATCTTCAAGACCCTCGGCCTGACCCTGCGCGACAAGAGCGGCAAGCTGATCCCGGTGGATGACCCGCGGATCGACCCGTTCTGGGACACCTGCGGGAAGCTGGGCATCCCGGTGATGATCCACGTGAGCGACCCCAAGGCCTTTTTCACCCCGGTGGACAAGTACAACGAGCGCTACGACGAGCTTGGCGAGCACCCGGACTGGGCTTTCGGCGACACCACGAAATACCCCTCCAAGTGGGAGATACTGGCCCAGCGCAACCGCATGTTCGCCAAGCACCCGGGGACGATCTACATCGGGGCGCACATGGGCACCCTGCCCGAGGAACTGCACCAGGTGGGGATGTGGCTGGACGCCTACCCCAATTTGTACGTCGATATCGACGCCCGGATCGCCGAGCTGGGCCGTCAGCCCTACACGGCCCGCCGCTTCATGCTGCGCTACGCGGACCGCGTGATGTTCGGCACCGATTCGCCGCCGCACGTGGGCCTTTACCGCACCTATTTCCGGTTCCTGGAGACGGATGACGAGTGTTTCGACTACTCGGCCGGGCTGTTCAACCAGGGCCGCTGGGGCATCTACGGGCTGTTCCTGCCGGATGAGGTGCTGGAGAAAATCTACAACGCCAACGCCCGGAAAATATTCGCGCAGTTCAAGGGCGCGCCTAAGTGA
- a CDS encoding ABC transporter permease: protein MAEHVFDLPRPQPTWRRVLAVLRRHQRVYFKFVWANALPPFLEPIMFLLALGVGMAAYVGRVDGLSYAAYLAPGMIGTTAMWSASFETTYGTFFRMEYEKIYDAILGSPVSFSELICGELLWVSTKCSMFSLGVLSVVSVAGLVHSWWALLAVPLGFLGGLLFALLGFIVTSRVQEVNNFNFFLTGVISPMFYFSGAVFPLDQLPHGIRLAAQFVPFTHLVQLLQAVVWGDFSGPILLHLAAVLGFIAALWPLSYRLLKKRIMV from the coding sequence ATGGCTGAACACGTTTTCGACCTGCCACGGCCGCAACCCACGTGGCGGAGGGTGCTGGCCGTGCTGCGGCGGCACCAGCGGGTGTATTTCAAGTTCGTCTGGGCCAATGCCCTGCCGCCGTTCCTGGAGCCGATCATGTTCCTGCTGGCCCTGGGCGTGGGCATGGCCGCCTATGTCGGCCGGGTGGACGGCCTCAGCTACGCCGCCTACCTCGCCCCGGGCATGATCGGCACCACGGCGATGTGGTCGGCCAGTTTCGAGACCACCTACGGGACTTTTTTCAGGATGGAGTACGAGAAAATCTACGACGCCATCCTGGGCAGCCCGGTCTCATTCAGCGAGCTGATCTGCGGCGAGCTGCTCTGGGTGAGCACCAAGTGCTCCATGTTCAGCCTGGGCGTGCTGAGCGTGGTGTCGGTGGCGGGGCTGGTGCACTCGTGGTGGGCGCTGCTGGCCGTGCCGCTGGGCTTTCTGGGCGGGTTGCTCTTTGCCCTGCTGGGGTTCATCGTGACCAGCCGGGTGCAGGAGGTGAACAATTTCAATTTCTTCCTGACCGGAGTGATCAGCCCGATGTTCTATTTCAGCGGGGCGGTGTTCCCCCTGGACCAGTTGCCGCACGGGATTCGTCTGGCGGCGCAGTTCGTGCCGTTCACCCACCTGGTGCAGTTGCTTCAGGCGGTGGTCTGGGGCGATTTCTCCGGGCCGATTCTGTTGCACCTTGCCGCGGTGCTGGGCTTCATCGCGGCGCTCTGGCCGCTGTCCTACCGTCTGCTGAAGAAAAGGATAATGGTGTGA
- a CDS encoding ABC transporter ATP-binding protein encodes MTDTSVNENPGAPSGAPVIAARGLTKRFGAVTAVDGIDLEVRAGECLGLLGPNGAGKTSTMRMLYNFSPRDAGSLSVFGLDPALQGARVRQVVGVVPQSDNLDMELTVRENLKVYGSYYGMRGRELHGRVEELLAFTGLEGRADSRIRELSGGMKRRLTIVRALVHKPRLVILDEPSTGLDPQARHEIWSLLRELAAGGVTLVLSTHYMDEAARLCDRLVIMDRGRILEQGVPDELVSRFLPPLVLEVERRWLGEGWESWPLEHEVHGDRVLFLAREEAAFATLDLSRAERRLVRRANLEDLYLKLTGRGLDG; translated from the coding sequence ATGACAGATACTTCAGTGAATGAGAACCCGGGCGCTCCCTCAGGGGCCCCGGTGATAGCGGCCCGCGGCCTGACCAAGAGGTTCGGCGCGGTGACCGCGGTGGACGGGATCGACCTGGAGGTGCGCGCCGGCGAATGCCTGGGCCTTCTGGGACCCAACGGCGCCGGCAAGACCTCCACCATGCGCATGCTGTATAATTTCAGCCCGCGGGACGCCGGCAGCCTGAGCGTGTTCGGCCTGGACCCGGCGCTCCAGGGCGCGCGGGTGCGCCAGGTGGTGGGCGTGGTGCCGCAGAGCGACAACCTGGACATGGAGCTGACCGTGCGCGAGAACCTCAAGGTGTACGGCAGCTATTACGGGATGCGGGGACGGGAGCTGCACGGCCGGGTGGAGGAACTCCTGGCTTTCACCGGGCTGGAGGGCCGCGCCGACAGCCGTATCCGGGAGCTTTCGGGCGGGATGAAACGCCGGCTCACCATCGTGCGGGCGCTGGTGCACAAGCCGCGCCTGGTGATCCTGGACGAGCCGAGCACCGGGCTCGACCCGCAGGCCCGCCACGAAATCTGGAGCCTGCTGCGCGAGCTGGCCGCCGGCGGAGTGACCCTGGTGCTGAGCACGCACTATATGGACGAGGCCGCGCGCCTTTGTGACCGTCTGGTGATAATGGACCGCGGACGGATCCTCGAGCAGGGCGTGCCGGATGAGCTGGTCAGCCGTTTCCTGCCACCCCTGGTGCTGGAGGTGGAGCGGCGCTGGCTGGGCGAGGGTTGGGAGAGCTGGCCCCTGGAGCACGAGGTCCACGGCGACCGGGTGCTATTCCTGGCCCGCGAGGAGGCCGCTTTCGCCACGCTCGACCTGAGCCGCGCCGAACGCCGTCTGGTGCGGCGCGCCAACCTCGAGGACCTGTACCTCAAGCTGACCGGGAGGGGGCTGGATGGCTGA